The following are encoded in a window of bacterium genomic DNA:
- a CDS encoding DUF433 domain-containing protein → MARIVVNPRILGGKPIIEGTRISIEFILDLLASGVSEEEILEDYSHLTKEDILACLRYTAQSYRNEVYLALEPAA, encoded by the coding sequence ATGGCAAGAATTGTTGTAAACCCGAGGATACTCGGAGGAAAACCCATCATCGAGGGAACTCGTATATCCATTGAGTTCATCCTTGACTTACTTGCTTCTGGTGTAAGCGAAGAAGAGATTCTCGAGGATTATTCTCATTTAACCAAAGAGGACATTCTCGCTTGTCTGAGATATACCGCCCAGTCCTACAGGAATGAGGTATATCTTGCGTTGGAGCCAGCAGCATGA